A window of Apium graveolens cultivar Ventura chromosome 8, ASM990537v1, whole genome shotgun sequence contains these coding sequences:
- the LOC141676473 gene encoding mitochondrial thiamine diphosphate carrier 2-like, which translates to MEEPGQLKQAFINATAGAASGAVSRTVTSPLDVIKIRFQVQLEPTSSWALLRKQLHGSSKYTGMLQATKDIYREEGLPGFWRGNVPALLMVMPYTAIQFTVLHKLKSLAAGSSKSEYFIHLSPYLSYISGAAAGCAATVGSYPFDLVRTLLASQGEPKVHPNMRSAFVDIFKSRGFRGLYAGLSPTLVEIIPYAGLQFGTYDTFKRWCMAWNSSKSLNANQSDDYISSFQLFVCGLGAGTCAKAVCHPLDVVKKRFQIEGLRRHPKYGAVLEPRAYTNMVDALYRILQKEGWAGLYKGIVPSVVKAAPAGAVTFVTYEFFSDWLESALT; encoded by the exons ATGGAAGAGCCTGGACAGTTAAAACAGGCTTTTATTAATGCTACTGCTGGCGCTGCTTCTGGTGCTGTTTCGAGAACCGTTACGTCTCCTTTAGATGTCATTAAGATTAGATTTCAG GTTCAGCTGGAGCCCACCTCTTCATGGGCTTTGCTACGTAAGCAATTGCATGGGTCGTCAAAATATACCGGAATGTTGCAAGCAACAAAAGATATTTATAGAGAGGAAGGCCTTCCG GGATTTTGGCGCGGTAACGTCCCAGCACTTCTCATGGTTATGCCATATACGGCCATACAATTCACAGTTTTGCACAAGTTGAAATCGCTGGCAGCTGGTTCTTCTAAATCAG AATATTTCATTCATCTAAGTCCATACCTGTCTTACATAAGTGGTGCTGCAGCAGGCTGTGCAGCAACGGTTGGATCATATCCGTTTGATCTTGTTAGGACATTATTAGCTTCACAAGGGGAGCCAAAG GTGCATCCAAATATGAGATCAGCATTTGTAGATATATTTAAGAGTCGTGGCTTTCGTGGGTTGTATGCTGGCCTATCACCTACATTGGTTGAAATTATTCCTTATGCTGGCCTTCAATTTGGAACGTATGATACGTTCAAGAGGTGGTGCATG GCTTGGAACAGCTCAAAATCTCTGAACGCAAACCAATCTGACGATTATATTTCGAGCTTCCAGTTGTTTGTGTGTGGGTTAGGTGCAGGTACATGTGCTAAAGCTGTCTGCCATCCACTTGATGTGGTCAAGAAGAGATTCCAG ATAGAAGGACTGCGAAGACATCCGAAATATGGAGCTGTACTTGAACCTCGAGCTTACACAAACATGGTTGATGCTCTTTATCGTATTCTGCAGAAAGAGGGTTGGGCTGGGCTCTACAAGGGTATTGTCCCCTCAGTTGTGAAGGCGGCACCTGCTGGTGCTGTAACATTTGTCACTTATGAGTTCTTTTCGGATTGGTTAGAATCCGCTTTGACTTGA